In one window of Parafrankia discariae DNA:
- a CDS encoding hemolysin family protein has product MNLLAVLVGVLLLAGNAFFVGAEFALISARRDRVEPMVEDGDKRAAAVLSHMEHLSPMLAATQLGITVCSLALGAVAEPGVAHLLEAALDAASVPVGAQHAVAFVIALCIVVSLHMVLGEMVPKNLSIAGPERAALWLGPPLFAFARFTRPFIAFLNHFANAVLRLLRVTPSDELASAYTPAELGALIGQSRQEGLLPPGEHELLTHALELSGRTVRSVMIPLSEIVTVPWTVTAAQLEEAVAETGYSRFPVRLPGRDSGSEPGGAGGAGGDSAGGDDGGAGPVAELAGFLHAKDVLGVPEQERAEPLPPRRLRRMAEIGVDLHLDEALRLMQRTNSHLGRAVDAAGTTLGVVAMEDVVEEFVGEVEDASHRETAGPRP; this is encoded by the coding sequence ATGAACCTGCTGGCTGTTCTCGTCGGCGTGCTGCTGCTCGCCGGGAACGCGTTCTTCGTCGGCGCCGAGTTCGCGCTGATCTCGGCCCGGCGCGACCGGGTCGAACCGATGGTGGAGGACGGCGACAAGCGGGCGGCGGCCGTCCTGTCGCATATGGAGCACCTCTCCCCCATGCTCGCCGCCACCCAGCTCGGCATCACCGTGTGCTCACTGGCCCTCGGCGCGGTCGCCGAGCCGGGGGTGGCACACCTCCTCGAGGCCGCGCTCGACGCGGCGAGCGTCCCCGTCGGCGCGCAGCACGCGGTCGCCTTCGTGATCGCGCTGTGCATCGTGGTGTCGCTGCACATGGTGCTGGGCGAGATGGTTCCGAAGAACCTCTCGATCGCCGGCCCGGAGCGCGCGGCGCTCTGGCTCGGGCCGCCGCTGTTCGCGTTCGCCCGGTTCACCCGGCCGTTCATCGCCTTCCTGAACCACTTCGCGAACGCGGTGCTGCGGCTGCTGCGGGTCACCCCGTCGGACGAGCTGGCCTCCGCCTACACACCGGCGGAGCTGGGGGCGCTGATCGGGCAGTCCCGACAGGAGGGCCTGCTGCCCCCGGGGGAGCACGAGTTGCTCACGCACGCGCTCGAGCTGTCCGGACGGACCGTCCGCTCGGTGATGATCCCGCTCTCGGAGATCGTCACCGTGCCGTGGACGGTCACCGCCGCCCAGTTGGAGGAGGCCGTGGCCGAGACGGGCTACTCGCGGTTCCCCGTCCGCCTCCCGGGCCGGGACTCCGGCAGCGAGCCGGGCGGTGCCGGCGGTGCCGGCGGCGACAGTGCCGGCGGCGACGACGGCGGGGCGGGGCCCGTCGCGGAGCTGGCCGGGTTCCTGCACGCCAAGGACGTCCTCGGTGTTCCCGAGCAGGAACGCGCGGAGCCGCTGCCGCCCCGCCGGCTGCGCCGGATGGCCGAGATCGGCGTCGACCTCCACCTGGACGAGGCGCTCCGCCTCATGCAGCGCACCAACAGCCATCTGGGCCGGGCGGTGGACGCGGCCGGCACCACCCTCGGCGTCGTCGCCATGGAGGACGTCGTCGAGGAGTTCGTCGGCGAGGTGGAGGACGCCAGTCATCGCGAGACGGCCGGCCCCCGACCGTGA
- a CDS encoding hemolysin family protein yields MLEAAGYLVVAVLLIAGNALFVAAEFALVAVEPHQIEEAANAGDRRAGIVLRAVRSLSFQLSGAQLGITVTSLVVGYIAEPAVATLVEPLLDAAHIPPSPRDITAIVLGLVLATVTQMVFGELVPKNWAISEPVRVARAVAPAQVMFSRVFRPLITVLNGSANTLLRAVGVEPQDELRSGRSSDELSSIVASSAEQGTLPVTTAALLSRSLRFGDRRASDVMTPRVRAVFTGADASLAELLRLAEHTGHSRFPVLREDDELGEDAYGVVGVVHVKDVFRVPAPERARRVVSELMVEPLLVPASLHCEVLLRRLRRGGLQLAVVIDEYGGTDGIVTMEDLVEELVGDVDDEHDRPAPPDAVALGAGRWMLSGLLRLDEVREATGARLPAGPYETIGGLVLARLGRLGQPRDVVQVEGHELVVASIDGHRIDRVRLSPTEATAETTTKPTAEANGETPTRSERAGDR; encoded by the coding sequence ATGCTCGAGGCCGCCGGTTACCTGGTCGTGGCCGTCCTGCTGATCGCCGGCAACGCGCTCTTCGTCGCCGCCGAGTTCGCGCTCGTCGCCGTCGAACCGCACCAGATCGAGGAGGCGGCGAACGCGGGCGACCGCCGCGCCGGGATCGTCCTGCGGGCGGTGCGTTCGCTGTCGTTCCAGCTCTCGGGCGCGCAGCTCGGCATCACGGTGACCTCGCTGGTCGTGGGCTACATCGCCGAACCCGCCGTCGCCACGCTGGTCGAACCGCTGCTGGACGCCGCCCACATCCCGCCGTCGCCGCGCGACATCACCGCGATCGTGCTGGGGCTGGTGCTGGCCACGGTGACCCAGATGGTCTTCGGTGAGCTCGTCCCGAAGAACTGGGCGATCTCCGAGCCGGTCCGGGTCGCCCGGGCGGTCGCGCCGGCGCAGGTCATGTTCTCGCGGGTGTTCCGGCCACTGATCACCGTGCTGAACGGTTCGGCCAACACCCTGCTGCGGGCCGTGGGAGTGGAGCCGCAGGACGAGCTGCGCAGCGGCCGGTCGTCGGACGAGCTGAGCTCGATCGTGGCCTCCTCGGCCGAGCAGGGCACCCTGCCCGTCACCACCGCGGCCCTGCTCAGCCGGTCGCTGCGCTTCGGCGACCGGCGGGCGTCCGACGTGATGACCCCGCGGGTGCGGGCGGTCTTCACCGGGGCGGACGCCTCGCTGGCGGAGCTGCTGCGCCTCGCCGAGCACACCGGCCACTCGCGCTTCCCCGTCCTGCGCGAGGACGACGAGCTCGGCGAGGACGCGTACGGCGTGGTCGGCGTCGTCCACGTCAAGGACGTGTTCCGGGTCCCGGCACCGGAGCGGGCCCGGCGGGTGGTGTCGGAGCTCATGGTCGAGCCGCTGCTGGTGCCCGCGTCGCTGCACTGCGAGGTCCTGCTGCGCCGGCTGCGGCGCGGCGGCCTCCAGCTCGCCGTCGTCATCGACGAGTACGGCGGCACGGACGGCATCGTGACGATGGAGGATCTCGTCGAGGAGCTCGTCGGCGACGTCGACGACGAGCACGACCGCCCAGCACCGCCCGACGCGGTGGCCCTCGGCGCCGGCCGGTGGATGCTGTCCGGGCTGCTCCGCCTGGACGAGGTACGCGAGGCGACCGGGGCCCGCCTGCCCGCCGGCCCCTACGAGACCATCGGCGGGCTCGTTCTGGCCCGCCTCGGCCGGCTGGGACAGCCGCGTGACGTCGTCCAGGTCGAGGGCCACGAGCTCGTTGTGGCCTCGATCGACGGCCACCGCATCGACCGGGTGCGGCTCAGCCCGACGGAAGCCACTGCGGAAACCACGACGAAGCCCACGGCGGAAGCCAACGGCGAGACACCCACCCGGTCCGAGCGGGCGGGCGACCGATGA
- a CDS encoding ParA family protein codes for MARVLAVANQKGGVAKTTSVASLGAALCELGRRVLLVDLDPQACLTFSLGLDPDSLELSVHDVLLGRLPAGIVIRSTPDGSDLLPATIELAGCEAILLSRTGREHALRLALGEIAAEYDFVLVDCPPSLGVLTINGLTAADEVVIPMQCETLSHRGVGQLLDTVADVQRLTNPRLRVRGVLPTLFDGRTAHSRAVVVDVASRYEVKILEPPVARSVRFAEAPGLGRSILTTAGRSKGAEAYRTHARTIAGVPGPAVAVPAAPAPAAVGPDTAVGPDTAVGPDTAVGPDTAVGPDTAVGPDTAVSGAAV; via the coding sequence GTGGCCCGGGTTCTCGCTGTCGCCAACCAGAAGGGCGGCGTCGCCAAGACGACCTCGGTGGCCAGCCTCGGCGCCGCTTTGTGCGAGCTCGGCCGCCGGGTCCTGCTCGTCGATCTGGATCCGCAGGCCTGCCTGACGTTCTCGCTCGGGCTCGACCCGGACTCCCTCGAGCTGTCCGTCCACGACGTGCTGCTCGGGCGGCTGCCCGCGGGCATCGTGATCCGGTCCACTCCCGACGGCAGCGATCTGCTGCCCGCCACCATCGAGCTCGCCGGCTGCGAGGCCATCCTGCTCTCGCGCACCGGGCGGGAGCACGCGCTGCGGCTGGCCCTCGGCGAGATCGCCGCCGAGTACGACTTCGTGCTCGTCGACTGCCCGCCCTCGCTGGGCGTGCTGACCATCAACGGCCTGACCGCGGCGGACGAGGTCGTCATCCCGATGCAGTGCGAGACGCTCTCGCACCGCGGGGTCGGCCAGCTGCTGGACACCGTCGCGGACGTCCAGCGGCTGACGAACCCGCGGCTGCGGGTCCGCGGGGTTCTGCCCACGCTGTTCGACGGGCGCACAGCGCACAGCCGGGCCGTGGTCGTGGACGTGGCCTCCCGCTACGAGGTGAAGATCCTCGAACCGCCGGTGGCGAGGTCGGTGCGGTTCGCCGAGGCGCCCGGCCTCGGACGGTCGATTCTCACCACCGCCGGCCGTTCCAAGGGGGCCGAGGCGTACCGCACGCACGCCCGGACGATCGCGGGTGTCCCCGGACCGGCCGTCGCCGTGCCCGCCGCTCCCGCTCCCGCCGCCGTCGGGCCGGACACCGCCGTCGGGCCGGACACCGCCGTCGGGCCGGACACCGCCGTCGGGCCGGACACCGCCGTCGGGCCGGACACCGCGGTGGGGCCGGACACCGCTGTCTCGGGCGCGGCGGTGTGA
- a CDS encoding DEAD/DEAH box helicase, whose product MRAETVAALAEVGIIRPFAIQELTLPLALERTDIIGQARTGTGKTLAFGIPIVQVVTAPDEGADGRPQALVVVPTRELCVQVTADIARAGLGRGLRVLSVYGGRAYEPQLSALRAGVDIVIGTPGRLLDLARQKALDLAGVRALVLDEADEMLDLGFLPDVERILAFLPEQRHTMLFSATMPGPVISLARRFMSRPVHVRAEQPDEGRTVPNTQQHVFRAHAMDKMEVLARVLQAETRGLAMVFVRTRRTADKVAEDLARRGFAAAPVHGDLGQGQREQALRAFRAGKVDVLVATDVAARGIDVGGVTHVVNYQCPEDEHAYLHRIGRTGRAGGSGVAVTFVDWDDLPRWTLVNRALALPFEEPLETYSTSAHLFELLGIPTGVKGTLPHSERTRAGLAAEEIEDLGEKGRGTRRRTREREDERPARPAARTRVRQRTRGAGAAAAATGLTVADGSPADGSALDDPTHDGAALDGHAGLDAGLTGTVDVPVAPVRAISGDTARGDTAPAESGEDTATDPTAEPARRRRRRRGGRGRGTGTVRDTDVESMDDDAAGSDADHTPRAESA is encoded by the coding sequence GTGCGGGCCGAGACGGTCGCCGCCCTGGCGGAGGTCGGCATCATCCGGCCGTTCGCCATCCAGGAGCTCACCCTCCCCCTCGCGCTCGAGCGCACCGACATCATCGGGCAGGCGCGGACGGGTACCGGCAAGACCCTCGCCTTCGGCATCCCCATCGTCCAGGTCGTCACGGCGCCGGACGAGGGTGCGGACGGCCGCCCGCAGGCGCTCGTCGTCGTCCCCACCCGTGAGCTGTGCGTGCAGGTCACCGCGGACATCGCCCGCGCCGGCCTCGGCCGCGGGCTGCGCGTGCTGTCGGTCTACGGCGGCCGTGCCTACGAACCCCAGCTCAGCGCGCTGCGCGCCGGCGTCGACATCGTCATCGGCACGCCCGGGCGCCTGCTCGACCTCGCCCGGCAGAAGGCGCTCGACCTCGCGGGCGTGCGCGCCCTCGTGCTCGACGAGGCCGACGAGATGCTCGACCTCGGCTTCCTGCCCGACGTCGAGCGCATCCTCGCGTTCCTGCCGGAGCAGCGGCACACGATGCTGTTCTCCGCGACGATGCCCGGGCCGGTCATCTCGCTCGCCCGCAGGTTCATGAGCCGCCCGGTGCACGTCCGCGCCGAGCAGCCGGACGAGGGCCGCACCGTCCCGAACACGCAGCAGCACGTCTTCCGCGCGCACGCGATGGACAAGATGGAAGTGCTCGCCCGCGTCCTGCAGGCCGAGACCCGCGGGCTGGCGATGGTGTTCGTCCGCACCCGGCGCACCGCCGACAAGGTCGCCGAGGACCTGGCCCGCCGTGGCTTCGCCGCGGCGCCGGTGCACGGCGACCTGGGCCAGGGCCAGCGTGAGCAGGCACTGCGCGCGTTCCGCGCCGGCAAGGTTGACGTGCTGGTCGCCACCGATGTCGCCGCGCGCGGCATCGACGTCGGCGGCGTCACCCACGTCGTGAACTATCAGTGCCCGGAGGACGAGCACGCCTACCTGCACCGGATCGGCCGGACCGGCCGCGCCGGCGGCAGCGGCGTCGCGGTCACCTTCGTCGACTGGGACGACCTGCCCCGGTGGACGCTGGTCAACCGGGCGCTGGCGCTCCCGTTCGAGGAGCCGCTGGAGACCTACTCCACCTCGGCACACCTGTTCGAGCTGCTGGGCATCCCGACCGGGGTGAAGGGCACGCTGCCGCACTCGGAGCGGACCCGGGCCGGCCTGGCCGCCGAGGAGATCGAGGACCTCGGCGAGAAGGGCCGCGGCACCCGCCGGCGCACCCGCGAGCGGGAGGACGAGCGGCCCGCCCGCCCGGCGGCCCGTACCCGGGTCCGGCAGCGCACCCGCGGCGCCGGGGCGGCCGCGGCGGCCACCGGCCTCACCGTCGCCGACGGTTCGCCGGCCGACGGCTCGGCGCTCGACGACCCGACGCATGACGGCGCGGCCCTCGACGGCCACGCCGGCCTCGACGCCGGCCTCACCGGCACCGTGGACGTACCCGTCGCACCGGTCCGCGCCATCAGCGGCGACACGGCCCGCGGCGACACCGCCCCGGCCGAGTCCGGCGAGGACACCGCCACCGACCCGACGGCCGAGCCCGCCCGACGCCGGCGGCGCCGGCGCGGTGGCCGGGGGCGCGGCACGGGCACCGTGCGCGACACCGACGTGGAGTCGATGGACGACGACGCGGCCGGTTCCGACGCGGACCACACTCCCCGGGCCGAGTCGGCCTGA
- a CDS encoding ferritin-like fold-containing protein has translation MAQTSQTRTGTLPADVNGAIDATDVTDATGVPGTPGAAEPEPVAGVADPALVDLLGLLAYGELTAFERMATDARMSPTLADKIALGRMAAAEFVHFEAIERELTRLGVDLEQAMAPFVPALTAFHNLTAPSDWLESLVKAYVGDNIAADFYREIAGRLAPQARTLVLSVLADTGHAAFAVERVRAAIVTNPAVAGRLALWARRLVGEALTQAQRVAVDRDALTGLLAGVGDLQEIAGIFNRIMAAHGRRMAALGLSA, from the coding sequence GTGGCGCAGACCTCGCAGACCCGGACCGGAACCCTTCCCGCCGACGTGAACGGGGCGATCGACGCGACCGATGTGACCGACGCAACTGGCGTGCCCGGCACGCCGGGCGCCGCGGAGCCCGAACCCGTGGCGGGCGTCGCCGACCCGGCCCTCGTCGACCTGCTCGGCCTGCTCGCGTACGGCGAGCTGACCGCCTTCGAGCGGATGGCGACGGACGCCCGCATGTCTCCCACGCTCGCGGACAAGATCGCGCTCGGCCGGATGGCCGCCGCCGAGTTCGTGCACTTCGAGGCCATCGAACGCGAGCTCACCCGGCTCGGGGTCGACCTGGAGCAGGCCATGGCGCCGTTCGTGCCGGCGCTGACCGCGTTCCACAACCTCACCGCGCCCTCGGACTGGCTGGAGAGCCTCGTCAAGGCGTACGTGGGCGACAACATCGCGGCGGACTTCTACCGCGAGATCGCCGGCCGGCTCGCTCCGCAGGCGCGCACCCTGGTGCTCAGCGTGCTCGCCGACACCGGCCACGCGGCGTTCGCCGTCGAGCGGGTGCGGGCCGCCATCGTGACCAACCCGGCGGTGGCGGGCCGGCTTGCGCTGTGGGCGCGCCGGCTGGTGGGGGAGGCGCTGACGCAGGCCCAGCGGGTCGCGGTGGACCGGGACGCGTTGACCGGCCTGCTCGCCGGCGTCGGTGATCTGCAGGAGATCGCCGGCATCTTCAACCGCATCATGGCCGCGCACGGCCGGCGGATGGCGGCGCTCGGCCTCTCCGCCTGA
- a CDS encoding DUF3107 domain-containing protein — protein MEVKIGIKHVGRELVLESTQSPETVAGLISEAVDGKTGLLTLVDEKGRRVVVPVDALAYVEIAESESRRVGFGTA, from the coding sequence GTGGAGGTCAAGATCGGGATCAAGCACGTCGGTCGTGAGCTGGTACTGGAGAGCACCCAGTCACCGGAGACGGTCGCCGGGCTGATCAGCGAGGCGGTCGACGGCAAGACCGGACTTCTCACCCTCGTGGACGAGAAGGGGCGTCGGGTCGTCGTGCCCGTCGACGCGCTCGCCTACGTCGAGATCGCGGAGTCCGAGTCGCGCCGGGTCGGCTTCGGCACGGCCTGA
- a CDS encoding TetR/AcrR family transcriptional regulator has translation MTAEPAVPQSRPGRTPRLPRTARRFQLLGAAREVFVAQGYHAAAMDEIAERAGVSKPVLYQHFPGKLDLYLALLDEHSEKLVSAVRAALASTADNHIRIERSIRAYFDFVADPSGAHQLVLESDLRSEPAVRQRVENTSAQCVRAIAATIVADTGLPQEEADLLAMGLVGLAESGARWWLLRDGRVSKERAVESLVELAWRGIAGYPQQPTPETS, from the coding sequence GTGACAGCCGAGCCCGCGGTGCCGCAGTCGCGGCCGGGCCGAACTCCTCGGCTCCCCCGCACAGCGCGCCGGTTCCAGCTGCTGGGGGCGGCCCGCGAGGTGTTCGTCGCCCAGGGCTACCACGCGGCCGCGATGGACGAGATCGCCGAGCGGGCCGGGGTGAGCAAGCCGGTGCTCTACCAGCACTTCCCCGGCAAGCTCGACCTCTATCTGGCGCTGCTCGACGAGCACTCCGAGAAACTGGTCTCGGCCGTGCGCGCGGCGCTCGCCTCCACTGCGGACAACCACATCCGGATCGAGCGTTCGATCCGGGCGTACTTCGACTTCGTCGCCGACCCCAGCGGGGCGCACCAGCTCGTCCTGGAGTCCGACCTGCGCAGTGAGCCGGCCGTCCGGCAGCGGGTGGAGAACACCTCGGCGCAGTGCGTGCGCGCGATCGCCGCCACCATCGTCGCGGACACCGGGCTCCCCCAGGAGGAGGCCGACCTGCTGGCGATGGGGCTGGTCGGGCTGGCCGAGTCGGGCGCGCGCTGGTGGCTGCTGCGGGACGGGCGGGTGTCGAAGGAGCGCGCCGTGGAGTCGCTGGTGGAGCTCGCCTGGCGTGGCATCGCCGGCTACCCGCAGCAACCCACCCCCGAGACGTCCTGA
- the moeZ gene encoding adenylyltransferase/sulfurtransferase MoeZ — protein MSLPPLVSPAEGLTVDEVRRYSRHLIIPDVAMDGQKRLKNAKVLAVGAGGLGSPTLMYLAAAGVGTLGIVEFDVVDESNLQRQIIHGQSDVGRSKAESARDSVREINPLVNVVIHETRLDTSNVMEIFAQYDLIVDGTDNFATRYLVNDACVLLGKPYVWGSIYRFDGQASVFWAEHGPCYRCLYPEPPPPGMVPSCAEGGVLGVLCASIGSIQTTEAIKVLTGVGDPLVGRLMVYDALEMSYRTIKVRKDPECPLCGKNPSITELIDYEAFCGVVSEEAQLAAAGSTITAAELKAMLDGGEPIELIDVREPAEWEIVRIPGARLIPKGELPAHLAELPQDRRVVVYCKSGVRSAEALATLKGAGFATAVHVQGGVTAWATQVDKGLPVY, from the coding sequence GTGTCACTACCGCCCCTGGTCTCCCCCGCCGAGGGGCTGACCGTCGACGAGGTCCGCCGGTACTCGCGGCATCTGATCATTCCCGACGTCGCGATGGACGGGCAGAAGCGCCTGAAGAACGCGAAGGTCCTCGCCGTCGGCGCGGGTGGCCTTGGCTCGCCGACCCTGATGTACCTGGCCGCGGCCGGGGTGGGGACGCTGGGCATCGTCGAGTTCGACGTGGTGGACGAGTCGAACCTGCAGCGCCAGATCATCCACGGGCAGTCCGACGTCGGCCGGAGCAAGGCCGAGTCGGCCCGCGACTCCGTCCGGGAGATCAACCCGCTGGTCAACGTGGTGATCCACGAGACCCGGCTGGACACCTCCAACGTGATGGAGATCTTCGCCCAGTACGACCTGATCGTCGACGGCACCGACAACTTCGCGACCCGCTACCTGGTCAACGACGCCTGCGTGCTGCTCGGCAAGCCGTACGTGTGGGGCTCGATCTACCGGTTCGACGGCCAGGCGAGCGTCTTCTGGGCCGAGCACGGCCCGTGCTACCGGTGCCTCTACCCCGAGCCGCCCCCGCCGGGCATGGTCCCCTCGTGCGCCGAGGGCGGTGTCCTCGGTGTGCTCTGCGCGTCCATCGGGTCGATCCAGACCACGGAGGCCATCAAGGTGCTGACCGGCGTGGGTGACCCGCTCGTCGGCCGGCTGATGGTCTACGACGCCCTGGAGATGTCCTACCGGACGATCAAGGTGCGCAAGGACCCGGAGTGCCCGCTGTGCGGGAAGAACCCGTCGATCACCGAGCTCATCGACTACGAGGCGTTCTGCGGCGTGGTCTCCGAGGAGGCCCAGCTCGCGGCGGCCGGCTCCACGATCACCGCCGCCGAGCTGAAGGCCATGCTGGACGGCGGCGAGCCGATCGAGCTGATCGACGTCCGTGAGCCCGCGGAGTGGGAGATCGTGCGGATCCCCGGCGCGCGCCTCATCCCGAAGGGGGAGCTGCCGGCGCACCTGGCCGAGCTGCCGCAGGACCGGCGGGTCGTCGTCTACTGCAAGAGCGGGGTGCGCTCGGCCGAGGCGCTCGCGACCCTGAAGGGCGCCGGTTTCGCCACCGCCGTCCACGTCCAGGGCGGCGTGACCGCCTGGGCCACCCAGGTGGACAAGGGCCTCCCCGTCTACTGA
- a CDS encoding MGMT family protein codes for MVRVTDGPGERRRGRSPDTVSAGVGTRIHVGGRPSPHAMAVLEAVTRIPAGKVMTYGDVAEFVGAGTGRTVGAVLSRHGHEDDVPWHRVIRASGEPNPAAPAEALRRLRADGTPLRPGGDRVDLAAARWDGLTRPDRP; via the coding sequence ATGGTGCGGGTGACGGACGGGCCCGGCGAGCGTCGGCGGGGACGGTCTCCCGACACCGTCTCGGCGGGTGTCGGGACGCGGATCCACGTCGGGGGTAGGCCGAGCCCGCACGCGATGGCCGTCCTGGAGGCCGTCACCCGGATACCGGCCGGCAAGGTCATGACCTACGGTGACGTCGCCGAGTTCGTCGGCGCCGGCACCGGGCGCACCGTGGGCGCGGTCCTCTCGCGGCACGGCCACGAGGACGACGTCCCGTGGCACCGGGTGATCCGCGCGTCCGGGGAGCCGAACCCCGCCGCGCCCGCCGAGGCACTGCGTCGCCTGCGCGCGGACGGCACCCCGCTGCGGCCCGGCGGTGATCGGGTCGATCTCGCGGCAGCCCGCTGGGATGGCCTCACCCGCCCCGACCGGCCCTGA
- a CDS encoding SDR family NAD(P)-dependent oxidoreductase: protein MTDDDIPAGRSERTAPEAQGASIGGQAGQPRAGATAPAPPVTAPRPRAGAADGAGAGLGAGAATAADPLAVPAGAVAAGGGEYAGRVAFVTGSGSGIGAACARRLAAAGAFVVLADRDTVAAKEVAGEIEAAGGAALVVAVDVADPESVARAVGTAIEAGGRLDLAVNNAGIATDRAPLEDISLADWDRVLAVNLSGVFYSMRAEIPAMLAAGGGSIVNMASVLGTVGLQGTPAYVAAKHGVIGLTRVAALDNATRGIRVNAVAPGFIDTTMVSSHRGARFFQPMNRLGTADEVAEVVHFLLSDRASLVTGSVYSADGGFTAR, encoded by the coding sequence ATGACGGACGACGACATTCCGGCCGGCCGTTCCGAGCGGACCGCACCGGAGGCCCAGGGGGCATCCATCGGAGGACAGGCGGGACAGCCACGCGCCGGCGCCACGGCCCCGGCGCCGCCGGTCACGGCACCACGTCCGCGAGCCGGCGCGGCGGACGGCGCCGGTGCCGGACTCGGTGCCGGTGCCGCGACGGCGGCCGACCCACTCGCCGTGCCGGCCGGCGCCGTCGCCGCGGGTGGTGGCGAGTACGCCGGCCGGGTCGCCTTCGTGACCGGGTCCGGTTCGGGGATCGGCGCCGCCTGCGCCCGCCGGCTGGCGGCGGCGGGTGCCTTCGTCGTCCTGGCCGACCGGGACACCGTCGCGGCCAAGGAGGTCGCCGGCGAGATCGAGGCGGCCGGCGGCGCCGCGCTGGTGGTGGCGGTCGACGTCGCCGACCCGGAGTCGGTGGCCCGGGCCGTCGGCACGGCGATCGAGGCCGGCGGGCGGCTCGACCTCGCGGTCAACAACGCGGGCATCGCCACCGACCGGGCACCGCTGGAGGACATCTCCCTCGCCGACTGGGACCGGGTGCTCGCGGTCAACCTCTCCGGCGTCTTCTACAGCATGCGCGCCGAGATCCCGGCGATGCTCGCCGCGGGCGGCGGCTCGATCGTCAACATGGCGTCCGTGCTGGGCACGGTCGGCCTGCAGGGCACCCCGGCCTACGTCGCCGCCAAGCACGGCGTGATCGGACTCACCAGGGTGGCCGCGCTGGACAACGCGACGCGCGGCATCAGGGTCAACGCGGTGGCACCCGGGTTCATCGACACGACGATGGTCAGCTCACACCGCGGGGCACGCTTCTTCCAGCCGATGAACCGGCTGGGGACCGCCGACGAGGTCGCCGAGGTCGTCCACTTCCTGCTCTCCGACCGCGCGTCCCTGGTGACCGGCAGCGTCTACTCCGCTGACGGAGGGTTCACCGCCCGCTGA